tatttatacctcactaaaacgggtcagaactgaagtcaaagcaaaagtcaaacttatgcgactttcggctccgaaccggttcaatatagtaaatgatcgattcaaacgagcgcaaacaggtttatatacttattatcatgttttatgattgtcaaaacaggttccataacatatacattacagattatgcataaatcgctaaaatagctttctgttgactttttaaccgcacgtttgactcgacatttgacatagttagagtggtgatcagggggaaccattttagaggtttattacccacgtaaataccaactcataaccacttttgattcgtcataagactgaaccattactgatttattgtaaagtcaaaccgtagttacgacggtttggtttttagctaacaactaagcataaactgaacaatggatgatcaaggtaacttacagaagttagaacttgaatatggagcagagaaaaaggacttgagagctcttgaaatgatcagaggtgtgtgttttgatgttgtgaatgatatgttgcataaggtggctatttatagcaaatgccaagcctctatgatcattacaaccaccacaatagtccagaggtgatgggtaggtgtcccagaggtgtatgggtcgagtagggggcacccatgcctcatttattggaggttgatcgttcacaatgctcaaaagtcaagaaaacacaaagtttctgcatctgggcgtccaatgcggcccgcatggaggttccatgcgtttacaatgcgggccgcctgggattaaaagatcagacgcgttattgaggaggctcgcggcccgcctcaacttaacccattatgcaatgcgggccgcgtagggttaagatttcagaaattttaaatctttttgcaatgattgcagaatccggccattaataacgaaatctttcgtaatgatttacctgacctttcgggtttgaaggggtgactttgcggtttggccctcggttatttaccgataggggcctcgtgttatttacccgcattattaagtccccggtttatttattaattatattggaaagccttaactttcactgttgacgcttttaacccttcttctacgaattcgatcgtaactttctcgtttcatatcgaaacttcgcgaaattcatatatattattttagtgagggtataataccgttacaaagtctttggaacgttaaagggtcactcagaggtattattaaacatgttgacacagttaacccctgtagtttgtaatctctcactttcttccgcgttttgtttttgtacgatctataatttattcgtttgaaggtttaagcattatttagggatactatacagtatatttacccttgttgacatttataaccctcgaatttatatactttcaaggtttgtcaaaattagtcctttatttattatagatgccacgtgtaaccaaatgacacgtgttaacacatcattggacacaaaaattcgaggtgttacaacacgTGAAaccgtcaaattctttcttgagaagatcatgacgcaattgacgtgttgcttcattccctaccccTCTGGTCTTCAACGCGTCCCACAGtttcttcgttgtcttgaaactgacaaactgatggtaaatatctttgcttaacgcctgagtgagaatggcgtatgctttcttttccagatcatacgtcttcttttgatcttcaggaagatcggcaaacgttcCGGCAGATGAAGCGGCAACCTCTATTGTTTGATCGAAATATGTGGTGAAACGTAACCACAATTCTGTATTTTGCCCTAGCACGTAAGTGTAGAACCTATCAACCCAACCCGGATActcgtttaagtgcatcaactttggaggtcgattcaaacttccggtttcgctttcgctcaataagatactttgaatgCCCGGAGTTTGATTTGAcactaatgcccattgacctgtcgatatggcatttgcttgcgaagatgtcgacaccggagattcggcccatgagggagatagacttgtatttgtgtactttccactatctggagccggtgtaccccaccatgagggagttgaacctgtatttgtgtattttccactgtctggagtcggagttccccaccaacttggGTTCATGTTTGATAATAAAAATGAATTCTATGTTAATATCTCGAAAGATAACACCAGCCGAaggatccctgatcgaaagaccttaaaaacacaaacttgttaaactcAAACAGACTAAGATCGaaggatcaatacttgttcgaaggatcaacagtgttcgaaagatcactgttgaatttcgaacaatgatttcgaaagattcacaattgaaagatccttatctttcgaatatatatccttcgaaaagattccctggatcgaaggataagtctcagacttcgaaggatgttcgaaagatgattatctatcgaacttcctttgatcgaaagatgatctttcgacttcgaaggatatccttcgatctctactgacacagttgacaaagtgtgacaggttggtgaaaaggtgatgggttggtagaaAGCTTTCGGCAGAAAGTATGTTCAAACCATACTTTTTACCAAACCAGGATTTGACCAATAAAATATTGCTAAAAATGGAAGgatcttatccagaaaccggtcaccggagtaagccggaatttggccggaaatgaccaaacttcttaaaaacaaatttgtaagttacccaacccgtcctttaacacacccggttagtttagaacacgtttttacgtcaagaaatgcgagaaaaacactaaaaacgggtgctaaaccatgtgagttttgtccaaacactccaaagtcttgtataaactcggtttttaacaaggaaaagagccacggctctgataccacttgtaggtccctcggaggatgagatcaaaccttatccttgttatgtttaacacactagcaagtgcggaatccaagctagaatgcaaaccgagatgaaacaagctcaaacacaagacacacaatattcaccgattaacaccacttgtattaatacgaatgagaGATTCAGTTACAAAGCTatgtttacaaatgtgttttgcaaaccctctaaacagtgtgtgtgtgtgtgttgtgttctCTGTCTCTCTTCTGTCTATCTGTGAAGTGAACActacatgagtatatatatacccaacacagatcgtctggtcgaaggatcagataggctgatcgaaggatcagatagatgatcgaaagatcatctatcgatctgaaacctatcgaaggatccacatatacctcgaatgatgatatccttcgaggtccatcaacatccatcgaaggcttatccttcgagctcatcgaaggatctaaacaatccttcgatgactcatccttcgatgagtcatccttcgacaactcatccttcgacacaacatATTACAGCCattttctaactgtttggccaagtcaaaccaagaggatggttgacttggtcaaacttacaggactaacaaaggacatcgttttatatcgtGACAatatacagacaaagtacagacacaagtgcaccaacagtagTTTCTTCTGCCTTCAACCCACATCTACATCTTCAACCCACGTTTACTGGAAGTTATTGATAAGATTTAATCGGTTCTCTATAAACTCCCCACTCCTCTACTACTTCCCTTAAACAACCCCACTCCCCTCTCTTTTTCTCCTGGTTTCTTGCTACCCCAACTCAACTGCTTGCATCTTACTTTTATATCACAACCAGTCATCAGGATTACTAACCTAATTTGGATTTGAAGAAATTAAATGTAGACTGACGATTGGGGGATGGGATTGCAACATGATTTTCTTCTCTTTATCCACTTTGATTTTAGTTCCAATGATCTTTGATTTCTCTAGCAGATTCGTAACTTACCAGAACCACTGTGGCATAAATTGAATGCATCACGTTTCTCTACTCCACACTATCTTAAAACCTGAATCTCGATTACTTGGTTCAACACTACGGCTGATCGGGAAGTTCATTTGCTAGCAATTTGTGTGATCCGCAACCCATGTCCTTCTCTGAATGGGAGCACGTAGGTTgcttcatttatgtttgtattatACATTTtgtttagttttccaagttaatTGATGGAATTCTAGGTTTCTGATTGCGAAATTGTGCACAAAAAGATAACTTACGAATCTGATACtacatgcttataatgtgagtcattctctttttatcaatagtgttttacaatactccaaattattttcaaaatttataattacagggattaagtcgtggttatcttgaatcactggctagtggggtactgtgcacattactaatttctcacggttaggctaataaatcctaacagtgatagtcattactacttgggtgaaaggacccaatagtggtatgaccatcgtcaccaggaggtgacacggcgccagataaaaataagatagaagccattgtaatcgctcttatgctgtaatttataactatgtgtcatttttgtacaaactgaatgaactcaccagtatttcctgctgacataaccttttttaaacgcgtttcaggtaactacagtagatcggaataagagttggatacggcaccaaGAAGGCTTATAGAAGTGGctcattttatcaattaaattaaattaaaaaaaaagttgttttatgtATTCGGATTTATCctatattaaagctacctttcaAAACATGGATTTATCCCATCTATTCAATAAAtaaaaaatccggtgttttctaaaactctgatattttttctaactcacggtcctgatgaaattccGCTGCAATGCTTTCAAAACAACCACCCGTACCACTGAACtggttcgcggctcccgattccgtccagggtggggtcgggggtcgtgacaactTAAACTCTAATATATTAGGATCTTTTGGTATGCTTGATCAGGTATAATTGATTGTACAAGTTATGTTTGATCATAGAACAGATATGCttgaaaagtttgaaaagttAAATGGTTATATCAAGATTGTCTGTTAATGTGGGTTATATTTGCATCTATGATTGTACAGGTTATATTTGGTTATATCAAGATTGACTGTTAATGTGGGTTATATTTGCATCTAAGATTGACTGTTAAAAGCTTGTACAGGTTATATTTGCATCTATGATTAGTGGGTTTGGTTACACAGGCTGTATGATGTTTTTTGCAAAGGAAATGTGCCAATTTATGGTTTTATGGTATACATGAGTATGAATAAGGAAATATGGCAATGTCTCTGCAACTGCAAGTTTTATTGCTTCGTCTTGAAACCATTAACAACAAGTTTTATGAAACTGAGTTTTATGATGGCAATGTCTCTGCAACTGCAAGTTTTATTGCTTCGTCTTGAAACCATTAACAGCAAGTTTTATGAAACTGAGTCAAGGGCATTTTATCACGTTTGCTGTTAAAGATGGCAATGTCTCTGCAACTGCAAGTATGCTATCTGCAACTGCAAGTATGCTATCTGCAGGTTGATTGTCATCTTCATACATTTTTGCAGGTTGTTTGTAATAAGTGGAAGCTATCTACAGGTTGATTGTCATcttcatacatttctttagttTGGAAAAGTTTGATATAGTTTGTAATAATTGGAAGCTATCTGCAGGTTGATTGTCATCTTCATCTGTGGCATGATGATACATCATAAGTTATTAATGGGTTGATTATTAAGAGCAGGGGTTTATAATAATCGAATTTAGGTGGTGGCGGGAAGGTTTTTGGAAGTTGCAGGGGGTAATATTGCTTCGTAACACAAAGTATAGGGGGTAATaagaaagggcattttagtaatttacaTGTGGGGGGTAATTATGCAACGTAACAGGAATGTTGGGGgtaaaataaaagggtaaaatagtcatttcacCACCAAGTCAACAGATCAGTCCACAAATTTGAAGCCGGGGGGTAAAGCTGCGACATAACAGCAAATGttgggggtaaaattgcaattatttctttaggggggggggtaagggtgccaatcaccccaaaccccagggggtaatattgcagtttactctattatttttttaaaaaggtgtgaattattcgcaAATAGGgtcatattatttttttaaaaggtGTGAATTACTCGCAaatgtcgggaggtctagcatacgttgtcttaatcGGGTTCGCGCTAGAGAGCCCTCGCACAATAGATtcccaatttaaacccctcaatgagtatcacccagactcgaacttgagacctagAGGGAAAAACTCATCCGGGCCCACCATAGGTGGAACTTAAATACTCATGACCACCATAGGGTCATATTATATGCTGGAAACTAGTCATTCAGGTCGTATGATTTTAATCGGTGATTAACATCATGTCTTGTCAGTCACTTTTGTGTCAGGATAGCTAGTAATTTTTGGCAAAAACCAACTCATACAACATTTTACATCCATATAAGATATTTATGACTAATATAAAACTGTGTTTACTGAGAGCATTCACATTGCCACTTAAGTGGTCAAGTCTGTGaattcgaccccccccccccgtaCCGATCTAGATTGTAGGGATAGTCCTGACACCAATTTGACATGGTGGTTCGTGAATCCGAACTTCACGGGGATTGCTTAGGGTGGGACCGGACTCAATTAAAAAATAATTCTTTTGGTGTCAAAATTGAATTGAAAATGTAAAAGTAGGCGATGATGTATAGGTTTGTAGAGGTTTTGTGTTGTTAGGAAAGATAAAGGTTTTAGAGAGCTTTGAAATATGATGTGGCATGATAAGAGAAGGTTTGTAGAGGTTTATGGAGTGTAGCAATGTGGATGTTCTAAAAGGAGAAAAAGTGATTGTcacatagggctgtaaacgagcctaGTTAAACCGAACCAGAGTGGGCTCAGGCTTGGCTCGTTTAAAAATCGAATCGAGCTGAGCCAGCTCATTTTTCTTAACGAGCTGGAAAGTTGGGCTCGGGCTCAGGCTCGGCTCGTCAAAAGCTCGATCCAGCTTGCAGACTCCACCAAGGGTCAGCGTTGAGTCCTTTTCTTTTTGCGATTGTTCTAGATGAGTTGTCAAAGTCGATTCAGGAATCAATTCCATGGTGCTTGCTTTTTGCAGACGATATTGTGCTAATAGAAGAAAGTAAACAGAGCTTGAATGAGAGGTTAGAAGAATGGCGTGTAGCCTTAGAAGGCAAAGGTTTGAGGATAAGTCGCTCTAAGACTGAGTACCTTTACTGTGATTTTAGTGGAGCAGGCGATGAGCATGACACTCAGATCACCATTGAGGGTCAGGTGGTCCCACCGGCAACTAAGTTCAAGTATTTAGGATCGTTTGTTCAGAGTAATGGAGAGACAGACAGTGACGTAGCTCACCGTATCCAGGTTGGATGGTGTAGGTGGAGAGCAGCCACAGGGGTATTGTGCGACAAGAGGTTCCCTGATAAATTAAAAGGGAAATTTTATAGGGTGGCAATTAGACCCTCTATGTTATACGGAACAGATTGTTGGGCCATCAAGAAAATCCATGCACGAAAGCTAGAGGTGGCAGAGATGAGGATGCTAAGATGGATGTGTGGGCATACTAGGTTGGACaagataagaaatgaggtttttagggtAAGATTAGGAGTTGCTTGTATTTCAGACAAAATAAAGGAGggaagattgagatggtttgggcatgtcaGGAGAAGGCAGATGACAGACCCGATTAGAATAGTTGAAACACTCACTATAGATGGAAGGAGGTGTAGAGGTAGGCCAAAAATGACTTGGAATGAGCGGATTAGGCAAGATTTGCTAGATTTGCACCTCTTCGATGACATGGTCGAGAATAGAACttcgtggagacgtaggattaaggttaaggactttTAGAAGTTTGGCCTGGTTTTTGGTTTAGGTTCTTGTCTTATTAGTTAAATTTTTTTCGTTTTCTATGAGGTGTGATATAGTTTTTTATAAGTTGTCACTTATTCCCGGCGACTTACttatttatgtgtttatttttattatttttctcttCCACATTTTTTTAGTAGTTGTGTGCTTATATACGTTTTGCCTGAAGCTTATGTCTTGGTTATGGTTTTTTAGAGCCGGGGGTCTCAATGGAAGCAGCCTCTTAATCCCctgggatagaggtaaggcttgcctacatcctaccctccccagaccctatcaaTAGCTTCGCTATAGGTGGGAttatactgggtatggttgttgttgttattttttACACATAATGATATAcataaaaccaaaaaaacaataaataaaacatTATTTAGGCTAATAGAATAGTAATTTTGTGCGAACTATAAATCAAACGAACATGAAAAGATTCTAACTTaccgtaatatatatatatttttttaaatcaatATTACTAATTAACACTATAGCTTAACAATCTATTTCTTTCGATAAAAAAATAACCATGTACTAATTAAACAACATTTCTTAAATATATTAGAATACAAACATATATAATTTGGGGTTTAATTTAAACGAGCTAAACGAGCGAGCTAACGAGCCAACTATCGAGTGAGCCACGAATCGAACCTACCTTGGCTTGGgctcggctcgactcgtttacaaaccgatccGAGCTGACTTCGAATCAagcttttttcaaatttttttcgAACGAGCCCCGAGCTACGAGTTTTTTTAACACCCCTATTGTCACATAGGTAGTAGAACTCTCACCAACTAACTAAACACTTAAAAGTGTGTAATAGTTTAACCGAAAcaaattaaataaagtaaaaagaAATAAGTGAGTGTGATATGTAAATATTTGATTGATTAAAAAATGTTAACTACATAACTGCTCCCTTACGCCTGTTAGGCTGGTAATATCGACACCAATACCGCCCCATAACCCACCATCGGAATGGTGTTTGACGCTTGTGAGTGCTAAGGTGGCCTAGAGCGCCAACCCACTACAAATGGCTTAATGTGTCAATCTAAGTTCTAACATTATTATATACAAGCCGACTATTTTCACCGTGTAATACAACCGCTTAACATGTCATCAGTATGGTGAGTGTTTTTTTTACCGGTCCACTTTAGTAAAATCTCTTTTTTTAACGACGGTATATTCGGGTTGAATGGCCCACTTTAGTAAAATCTCTTGTTTGTATTTGCGCTACAAACAAGCATAGAGCCGTTATGACATAACTGAAATTCAAACGAAACTGGTTTGAGGCAGCAGCCATTGGAAACACCAACGATTATTTTCCAACAGAATGAAGCAGGCCATGGACGGCAACCGAAACCGGttcgtttccaccattgtttcttGTCGTTATCATCATCCCCATTGCCATATTACCCTCCCAATTTCACTTCACATCAGAATCACAAAAACACACATACACCCACCATGTCCATCGCCACGCGCCGCCTCATCATGCTGTCTCGCCGCTCTCACCAAGCTCTGACCACCACCCGATCCACTTCAACCGCCGTATCCGACACTCCTAGGTTCCTAAAACACAACTCTCCTCACCCTATCCTAACCGATCACACATCTACCCTCTCCTGTCCCCAGACACGTCTCACCACTCTTCCTAACGGCCTCCGTATCGCCACTGAGTCTAATCTCTCCCACACAGCCACCGTCTGTGTGTGGATCGATACAGGCTCCCGGTTTGAAACAGACGAGACCCGTGGTGTTGCTAATTTCCTTATGAATATGGTATACCGAGGGACTTCGAAGAGGTCTATGAGTGATCTGGATGAGGAATTTGAGAACATGGGAGGCGAATACCAAAGCTATATTTCAAGGGAACAGACGGTTTATATCGTTAAAGTGACGGCAACAGACGTGCCTAAGGCGATTGATGTTCTATCTGATATGTTGCAGAACTCCACTTTTGAAGAAAACATGATTGTAGATTTGCGTAATGATACGATAACTCGGATGCTAGAGGTTTGTTTTATTGTTTGCAGATATGTAACCTGAATACATGTCACATGTGTGTGTTATTATTCTTGAATTTGTCGGTTTCAGGAGAATGAAGATCCAGATTCGGTAGTTTCTGATTGTTTACATGCTGCTGCTTTCCGAGACACTCCCTTTGGTCGGAGCACTGATGGGCGTCCTAAAGACGCCTTTTTTGTGACAAAGAAGGTTCTTCAAGATTACCTTTCAACCCACTATTCCACCCACAGAACGGTATTCATTAATATGATTTCCAATGTCCTATCGCTTATTGTTATCTTTATACTATTAATATGATCTGTTACAGATCATTACAGCCTCAGGGGCCGTTAACCATGGGGAGATTGTAGAGCAGGTGAAAAAGACGTTCACAAAACTATCGACCAATCCCATAACTTCGACGCAGTTAGTAAAACAAGCGCCTGCTATATTCACTGGGTCCGAGGTGTGGTGTCACAGTTTTTGTGGGCTTGAATTAGTGACATGGAGTTTGGATAACTAACGAATCTTAGTTGATTTAATAACTTGTTGCTGTAACTGTGAAATAATCAGATTCGTAAGAGGGATGATGATATGCCGTATGCTTATTTTGGGATTTTCTTCAAAGGAGCTTCATGGACAGATCCCGATTCGTTTGCTTTGTTGGTCATACAACTTATGCTTGGATCATGGACCAAATCCACAGATGTCGACAAAAATAAGGGGTTGGTAGTCGGTACCCTTTTTATTTAATCTTGTAAGGAATAAtgaattttaataatctcaactattagCAGTTGGCCGGCAACAATCCCAACTACAGAAATATCTACTTTTGGTCCCACCTTTTAACCTATTTTCCGGCTAGTGGTCGTTAAGGTGGTGGTGAGTGGTCGTGGTTGTGACGCGGTGATGAGAATGCTAAATAAGGAGCCACCTCATAAAATAACAAAGGTTTGTGCCACGATAGCGTCCACATcaccaaaaaactaactgggttagaaaaGGCTCGCTGGGAGAAAATAGGTTAAAAGGTGGGACCATCAGTAGATATTTCTGTAGTTGAGAGTGTTGCCGGCAAATTGCTAATAGTTGGGATTACTACAATCCATTTTATATACTGAAATTAAATTTGTTTCGTGCAAACGTTGTTTTTACTTTCAACATTGCGAATAGAGTGTGATTTCGTTATTGCTTTTGTATTCTTTGGAAACGATGAACAGCTCACAATTCGCTCAGATGGCGGGGATCGATGAACTTGCTGAGCACTTAAGGGCGGGGACTTGTCACTACAAAGATACCGGGCTCTTTGGTGTCAGTGCTATTGCTAAAGTGAGTTGTTGAATAATCGTTTCTCATGACATCATCAAGACAAACTTCTTATTACTGATTGCCAGCTTAACGCTTTCTATTCTTTCTGCAGCCAGATTGCTTAGATGATTTGGCTTCTGCAATAATGCAAAAGTTAAGCCAACTATGTTACCAAGTCACAGAGGAGGATGTTATTCGCGCTCAAAATAAGGTAAATCGGCACTAGTTAGTGATCATGCGATTCTGGAACctgtaaatcatcatcatcatcatactcagtaaatcccaccaatagcaaagcaaaggtagggtctgaggagggtaagatgtagacagccttacctctaccccgtaggaatagagaggctgcttccagtgagacccccggctcgatggtagttttgcatccagccttggacataaggcacataacactcagcaatcgggacaaagaccgattagtgcatgtacccttttgtctttcagctatcaacgccaccacttgatgcatgattaaccgtcctcagcttttaacgttattttcaaaaaattagtaaaataacgttaaaattaatgcactttcacttttgccccccgatggcccacacatatattcattatatgcgcataccacAAGCGGGGCGTTTACTGAGCCTGTAAATCCACTGGCATATTATAGTAATCTTTATTAATCCACAAGTATTTGTACTTAAATCATAACGGTTTCTTCACTATTTGCAGCTTAAATATGAATTCTGTAAAGAACAGCCCAGGGCTGAAGAAATTGGACGGCAGGTACACCAGATACATATCTACATTAGATATCGTCATAGAACTGATGGGTAGCTtgtaaaattataattattcataattaaaatataaaaatatagaaTTACAAATTTCGGatactaataaataaaacattGGGGCATGCCAATTCTGTGGTCTGCAGTGATAAAACATTATAACACTTGTCATCGTCTTTTACTCTTTTAAATCTCTTATTATTTCTATTTTTGCAGTTGCTTGCATACGGGCGTAGAATCCCACTTGCCGAAATGTTAGCCAGAGTTGATGCAGTGGATGTTGCTACAGTCAAACGTGTAGCTAACAGATTCATATTTGATCAGGTTATCCCTCTTTACACACGGTATTAATATATACTTAATATGACCCGTTTGGCCGTTTCAACCCGAGTTTTTCCTTGGTGAGAACCCGTTCTGTCCCGAACCAAAAGGCTACCTTTTTTATAAACGATCTGTTCCGACCCAAACCTAGTTTATACAGTGTAGAACAAGTGTTGGTGACGGTGGGgatggtattattattattattattattattattattattatttatttatttatttatttgttttgaaCTTTTGAGGATTGCAGGACATAGCAATTGCATCAACAGGGCCAGTGGAGCTATTGCCAGATTACAATTGGTTGCGTGGTCGCACTTCCATGCTTCGTTCTTAGGCTCTTTTGTATCGCCTCTAATACGATTTGGACTCGATTTATACACCTGAATCATTATGCGAATTTTTGTTTCCATTACCTCGCACCATAATCAAACGATGAGAAGATCGGTTCTTCTCAGAATCCTAATCTCGAATTCTTGTTTCTAATAACTTTAACatataatttatttatatttaataatCAAACGTGATCAGCGAAGCTAAAACTTCTATCAGCAGCGTAATCGACAAAACTGTATAACGGCAACACCTTCTCGCCATACTTCTCGAAACCTTCCAAAGCGGTTTTAGCCTCGGCTCTAAGACCCTCCGCCACTTCCATCGCCTTCTCGACGCCATACGCACCTACATAACTCTTCTCCTTCTTTTCATTCACAAGTTTCTCGGCAGCTACTAATTTGTTTTTAGATGATTTCGCTTCCAACAAATCGTCAACCACTTGATACAAGATCCCAACCGCCCTCCCG
This genomic stretch from Helianthus annuus cultivar XRQ/B chromosome 8, HanXRQr2.0-SUNRISE, whole genome shotgun sequence harbors:
- the LOC110871893 gene encoding probable mitochondrial-processing peptidase subunit beta, mitochondrial; the protein is MSIATRRLIMLSRRSHQALTTTRSTSTAVSDTPRFLKHNSPHPILTDHTSTLSCPQTRLTTLPNGLRIATESNLSHTATVCVWIDTGSRFETDETRGVANFLMNMVYRGTSKRSMSDLDEEFENMGGEYQSYISREQTVYIVKVTATDVPKAIDVLSDMLQNSTFEENMIVDLRNDTITRMLEENEDPDSVVSDCLHAAAFRDTPFGRSTDGRPKDAFFVTKKVLQDYLSTHYSTHRTIITASGAVNHGEIVEQVKKTFTKLSTNPITSTQLVKQAPAIFTGSEIRKRDDDMPYAYFGIFFKGASWTDPDSFALLVIQLMLGSWTKSTDVDKNKGSQFAQMAGIDELAEHLRAGTCHYKDTGLFGVSAIAKPDCLDDLASAIMQKLSQLCYQVTEEDVIRAQNKLKYEFCKEQPRAEEIGRQLLAYGRRIPLAEMLARVDAVDVATVKRVANRFIFDQDIAIASTGPVELLPDYNWLRGRTSMLRS
- the LOC110869471 gene encoding uncharacterized protein LOC110869471, with translation MAMSLQLQVLLLRLETINNKFYETEFYDASFMKLSQGHFITFAVKDGNVSATASMLSATASSARQKLDPACRLHQGSALSPFLFAIVLDELSKSIQESIPWCLLFADDIVLIEESKQSLNERLEEWRVALEGKGLRISRSKTEYLYCDFSGAGDEHDTQITIEGQVVPPATKFKYLGSFVQSNGETDSDVAHRIQVGWCRWRAATGVLCDKRFPDKLKGKFYRVAIRPSMLYGTDCWAIKKIHARKLEVAEMRMLRWMCGHTRLDKIRNEVFRVRLGVACISDKIKEGRLRWFGHVRRRQMTDPIRIVETLTIDGRRCRGRPKMTWNERIRQDLLDLHLFDDMVENRTSWRRRIKVKDF